CCGAGTTTGTGCCGCTGCCGTTCGTGCACCAGTCCTCGCCGCTGTACCTGGCGGGCGCTGCGCGGCCCGGGCCCACCCATCGCGACAATCGTGCCGTGCACGCGCTGGCCCGGATCATGCTGCACGGCAGGATTTCTCAGATCCAGACCAGTTGGGTCAAGCTCGGCGTCGAACGCACACAGGTCATGCTGCGCGGCGGCGCCAACGACCTCGGCGGCACGCTGATGGAGGAGACCATCTCGCGCATGGCCGGTTCGGAGAACGGCTCGGCCAAGACCGCCGCCGAACTGATCGAGATCGCGGCCGGTATCGGCCGGCCCGCCCGTCAGCGCACCACGACCTACGCCAAGCACGCGGCCTGACTAGTCCGAGTCGGCGTGGGCTCGGCCGATGTGGGACTCGGCGCGCATCCGCTCCACCATGTGCGGGTAGTGCAGCTCGAATGCGGGCCTCTCCGAACGGATTCGGGGCAGCTCGGTGAAGTTGTGTCGCGGCGGCGGGCAGCTGGTGGCCCACTCGAGCGAGTTGCCGTAGCCCCACGGGTCGTCGACGGTGACGGGCTCCCCATAGCGCCAGCTCTTGAACACGTTCCACGTGAACGGCAGCACCGACAAACCGAGGATGAAGGCCCCGATCGTCGAGACGACGTTCAGGGTGGTGAACCCGTCGGTGGGCAGGTAGTCGGCATAGCGGCGCGGCATGCCCTCGTCACCCAGCCAGTGCTGCACCAGAAACGTGGTGTGGAAGCCGATGAAGGTCAACCAGAAGTGCAACTTGCCCAGGCGCTCGTCGAGCATGCGGCCCGTCATCTTCGGGAACCAGAAGTAGATGCCGGCGTAGGTGGCGAACACGATCGTGCCGAAGAGCACGTAGTGGAAGTGGGCCACCACGAAGTAGCTGTCATGAACCTGGAAGTCCAGCGGCGGGCTGGCCAGCAGCACGCCGGACAGGCCACCGAGCAGGAACGTGATGATGAAGCCGACGGAGAACAGCATCGGTGACTCAAACGACAACTGGCCCCTCCACATCGTGCCGATCCAGTTGAAGAACTTGATACCCGTTGGCACCGCGATCAGGAACGTCATGAAGGAGAAGAAGGGGTAGAGCACCGCACCCGTGGCGAACATGTGGTGCGCCCACACGGCCATCGACAGCGCGGCGATGGACAGCGTGGCGTAGATCAGCGTGGTGTAACCGAAGATCGGCTTGCGGCTGAACACCGGAAAGATCTCGGACACGATGCCGAAGAACGGCAGCGCGACGATGTACACCTCGGGGTGCCCGAAGAACCAG
The DNA window shown above is from Mycolicibacterium confluentis and carries:
- the ctaD gene encoding aa3-type cytochrome oxidase subunit I translates to MTAEAPPVGELTVRRPFPARMGPKGNLVYKLVTTTDHKLIGIMYVVTCFAFFFIGGLMALLIRAELGLTGLQFLSNEQYNQLFTMHGTVMLLFYATPVVFGFANLVLPLQIGAPDVAFPRLNALSYWLFLFGGLIALSGFITPGGAADFGWTAYSPLTDAIHSPGAGADLWILGLAVGGLGTILGGVNMITTVVCMRAPGMTMFRMPIFTWNILVTSILVLLVFPLLTAALFGLAADRHLGAHVYDPANGGVLLWQHLFWFFGHPEVYIVALPFFGIVSEIFPVFSRKPIFGYTTLIYATLSIAALSMAVWAHHMFATGAVLYPFFSFMTFLIAVPTGIKFFNWIGTMWRGQLSFESPMLFSVGFIITFLLGGLSGVLLASPPLDFQVHDSYFVVAHFHYVLFGTIVFATYAGIYFWFPKMTGRMLDERLGKLHFWLTFIGFHTTFLVQHWLGDEGMPRRYADYLPTDGFTTLNVVSTIGAFILGLSVLPFTWNVFKSWRYGEPVTVDDPWGYGNSLEWATSCPPPRHNFTELPRIRSERPAFELHYPHMVERMRAESHIGRAHADSD